The following coding sequences lie in one Caproicibacterium argilliputei genomic window:
- the rsmG gene encoding 16S rRNA (guanine(527)-N(7))-methyltransferase RsmG — translation MENIEALLRKETAACRTPLSAEQTAQFQRYMELLLEWNKKLNLTAITEPMAFTEKHFLDSLWPLQWMQLAGKRCIDVGTGAGFPGLALKLAEPQLELTLLDSLQKRLTVLDDICSKLGVAAQTVHARAEEGGRKPELRQQFDFAFARAVAPLSVLCEYCLPFVKPGGYFCAWKGPAGQEELLAARYALQVLGGSICKNAVYTLPDGSSRTFLMIQHTRTCSPTYPRAGGKIKKQPLAFSTTKKQKNQGS, via the coding sequence ATGGAAAATATAGAAGCACTGCTGCGAAAAGAGACGGCCGCCTGCCGGACGCCGCTATCTGCGGAGCAGACCGCACAGTTTCAGCGCTACATGGAACTGCTGCTGGAGTGGAACAAAAAATTGAATTTGACTGCCATAACCGAGCCAATGGCTTTTACAGAAAAGCATTTTCTGGACTCGTTGTGGCCGCTGCAGTGGATGCAGCTTGCAGGCAAGCGTTGCATAGATGTAGGAACCGGTGCCGGTTTTCCAGGACTGGCGCTGAAGCTGGCAGAGCCGCAGCTGGAACTGACGCTGCTGGACAGTCTGCAGAAGCGTCTGACGGTTTTGGATGACATCTGCAGCAAGCTGGGTGTTGCTGCGCAGACGGTTCATGCCAGGGCAGAGGAGGGCGGCAGAAAGCCGGAATTGCGACAGCAGTTTGACTTTGCTTTTGCACGTGCAGTGGCGCCGCTTTCTGTTTTGTGTGAATACTGTCTGCCATTTGTTAAGCCGGGCGGTTACTTCTGCGCATGGAAGGGGCCGGCGGGGCAGGAAGAACTGCTTGCCGCCAGATATGCTCTACAGGTGCTGGGGGGCAGCATCTGCAAAAATGCGGTTTACACACTGCCGGATGGCAGCAGCCGCACTTTTTTGATGATTCAGCACACACGCACCTGCTCACCGACCTATCCACGAGCCGGCGGAAAAATTAAAAAGCAGCCACTTGCGTTTTCCACAACAAAAAAGCAGAAAAATCAAGGCAGTTGA
- the mnmG gene encoding tRNA uridine-5-carboxymethylaminomethyl(34) synthesis enzyme MnmG: protein MMEHEYDAGVYDVAVVGAGHAGIEAGLASARLGCSTLVFTVNLDAVGNCPCNPSIGGTAKGHLVREIDALGGEMGRTTDKCFLQSRMLNLGKGPAVHSLRCQIDRRKYSETMKHVLERQENLYLKQAEVVDLRHAANGVLWELVTRMGAVYTVKAVILATGTFLGGRVYIGEVSYESGPDGMFPAAFLSEPLRRLHLRLRRFKTGTPARVLRSSIDFTDLEVQKGDEPVVPFSYDTLEPGQNRAVCHVSWTNDRTKEVILRNIDRSPLYSGHIHGVGPRYCPSIEDKIMRFQDKPRHQLFIEPCGLHTEEMYLQGMSSSLPEEVQLQFYHTIKGLEHVQMMRCAYAIEYDCVDPQQMDATLEFREQPGLYGAGQFNGSSGYEEAAAQGIVAGINAALKVQGREPMILDRASSYIGTLVDDLVTKGVTDPYRMMTSRSEYRLVLRQDNADERMTPIGRKLGLISDARWARFQKKEEQKAAEYQRAQKTVLPPSEALNALLVSRETSPVTTGVRLAELLKRPQLSYAALAPVDWNRPDYPAAVFENVEIELKYEGYIKRQRADIAEMRRLEGKLLPHSMDYTTVQGLRSEAQEKLNKVQPANIGQASRISGVSPADVSVLLIWLAKEKG from the coding sequence ATGATGGAGCATGAATATGATGCCGGTGTCTATGATGTAGCGGTGGTTGGCGCAGGGCACGCGGGAATTGAAGCGGGCTTGGCCAGTGCGCGGCTGGGCTGCTCCACACTGGTTTTTACTGTCAATCTGGACGCGGTGGGCAACTGCCCGTGTAACCCGAGCATCGGCGGTACAGCAAAGGGACATTTGGTGCGCGAAATTGATGCCTTGGGCGGAGAGATGGGCCGCACAACGGACAAATGCTTTCTGCAGAGCCGGATGTTGAACCTTGGCAAGGGACCGGCAGTGCATTCGCTGCGCTGTCAAATTGACCGCAGAAAGTACAGCGAAACCATGAAGCACGTTTTGGAACGGCAAGAGAACCTGTATCTGAAACAGGCAGAAGTGGTGGATCTGCGCCATGCGGCGAACGGCGTGCTGTGGGAATTAGTGACGCGCATGGGTGCGGTTTACACGGTGAAAGCGGTCATCTTGGCAACCGGTACATTTTTAGGCGGCCGCGTTTATATCGGCGAGGTCAGCTACGAAAGCGGGCCGGACGGGATGTTTCCCGCTGCCTTTTTAAGCGAGCCGCTGCGCCGGTTGCATCTGCGGCTGCGGCGCTTCAAAACCGGAACACCGGCGCGTGTTTTGCGAAGCAGTATAGACTTTACAGATTTGGAAGTGCAAAAAGGGGACGAACCGGTGGTGCCGTTTTCATATGACACACTGGAACCGGGGCAGAACCGCGCGGTCTGCCATGTTTCCTGGACCAATGACCGAACCAAAGAGGTTATCCTGCGGAATATTGACCGCAGTCCGCTTTACAGCGGTCATATCCATGGAGTTGGGCCGCGTTACTGTCCCAGTATTGAGGACAAAATCATGCGCTTTCAGGACAAACCGCGCCATCAGCTCTTTATTGAACCCTGCGGTTTGCATACGGAAGAAATGTACCTGCAGGGGATGAGCTCCAGCTTGCCGGAAGAAGTGCAGCTGCAGTTTTACCACACAATCAAGGGGCTTGAGCACGTGCAGATGATGCGCTGCGCATATGCCATTGAGTATGACTGCGTGGACCCGCAGCAGATGGATGCCACGCTGGAGTTTCGCGAACAGCCTGGGCTGTATGGCGCCGGTCAGTTTAACGGCAGCTCCGGCTATGAGGAAGCTGCCGCCCAGGGCATTGTGGCAGGTATCAATGCGGCGCTGAAGGTGCAGGGACGGGAGCCGATGATTTTAGACCGTGCCAGTTCCTATATCGGCACATTGGTTGACGATTTAGTAACCAAGGGTGTTACGGACCCGTACCGCATGATGACCAGCCGCAGCGAGTACCGTTTGGTGCTGCGGCAGGATAACGCAGATGAGCGGATGACACCAATTGGCAGAAAACTGGGGCTAATCAGTGACGCGCGCTGGGCACGCTTTCAAAAAAAAGAGGAGCAAAAAGCTGCGGAGTATCAGCGTGCGCAGAAAACGGTTTTGCCTCCGAGTGAAGCACTGAATGCCTTGCTTGTTTCACGTGAAACATCGCCAGTAACAACGGGCGTGCGCTTAGCAGAACTTCTGAAACGGCCGCAGCTTAGCTATGCTGCGCTGGCACCGGTGGATTGGAACCGCCCGGACTATCCGGCAGCGGTTTTTGAAAATGTAGAAATTGAACTCAAATACGAAGGCTATATCAAGCGGCAGCGAGCAGACATCGCGGAAATGCGGCGTTTGGAGGGTAAACTCCTGCCGCACAGCATGGATTATACCACTGTGCAGGGGCTGCGCAGTGAAGCGCAGGAAAAGCTGAACAAAGTGCAGCCTGCAAACATCGGGCAGGCAAGCCGGATTTCAGGCGTCAGCCCGGCGGATGTCAGTGTTCTGCTGATTTGGCTTGCCAAGGAGAAAGGCTGA
- the mnmE gene encoding tRNA uridine-5-carboxymethylaminomethyl(34) synthesis GTPase MnmE — MHTIAAISTPQAPGGIGIVRISGEQARAVAGQVFTSVSGKTLDEIPGYTSLFGTVQDADGTFDQCVAANYRAPKSYTGEDVVELSCHGGLYLLRRLLNACLAAGAVLAQPGEFTRRAFLNGKMDLTQAESVMEMISARGREAARAARAGQEGRLHDRIAGVCEILTAEASHLAAWADFPEEAVPEVSQTELHTQLNEAKDSLQSLLSGFDTGRVLREGVDTVIAGRPNVGKSTLMNLLAGCDRSIVTSYAGTTRDVVEDTILLAGIPLRLADTAGLHDTEDPVEQIGVLRSRGRVEAAQLILAVFDSSEPLQDEDRQFVELIGGTPAVAVINKNDLENKIDILYIQSKFKHIVYISALQGSGLQQLTAAVRQVLQLQAIDPAAGILFTQRQQAAAQRALTAVSEALEALESGLTLDAVTVCVEDAVSALLELTGKRVSDTVIDRVFETFCVGK; from the coding sequence TTGCATACCATAGCAGCCATCAGTACCCCGCAGGCGCCGGGCGGTATCGGCATTGTCCGCATTTCTGGCGAGCAGGCACGCGCGGTTGCGGGGCAGGTTTTTACGTCGGTGTCAGGAAAAACACTGGATGAAATTCCGGGCTATACTTCTTTATTTGGTACGGTACAAGACGCGGACGGCACATTTGACCAGTGTGTGGCGGCCAATTACCGTGCGCCGAAAAGCTACACTGGTGAGGATGTTGTGGAGCTTTCCTGTCATGGCGGCTTGTACCTGCTGCGGCGGCTTTTAAATGCCTGTCTGGCTGCCGGGGCGGTGCTGGCACAGCCCGGCGAGTTTACCCGGCGCGCGTTTTTAAACGGAAAAATGGATCTGACACAGGCGGAGTCTGTGATGGAGATGATCTCCGCGCGTGGACGGGAAGCAGCGCGGGCAGCGCGCGCTGGTCAAGAGGGCAGGCTGCACGACCGAATTGCCGGTGTGTGTGAGATTCTGACCGCGGAGGCATCTCACCTTGCGGCATGGGCGGATTTTCCGGAAGAAGCAGTGCCGGAGGTCAGCCAGACTGAGCTGCACACGCAATTGAATGAAGCAAAGGACAGCTTGCAGAGCCTGCTTTCCGGTTTCGATACGGGGCGGGTATTGCGTGAAGGTGTGGATACCGTGATTGCGGGGCGGCCTAATGTTGGCAAAAGTACCCTGATGAATTTGCTGGCCGGATGTGACAGAAGCATCGTGACCTCCTATGCGGGCACCACGCGCGATGTGGTGGAGGATACCATTTTACTGGCTGGTATTCCGCTACGCCTGGCGGACACTGCAGGGCTGCACGATACGGAAGACCCCGTTGAGCAGATTGGCGTTCTGCGCAGCCGCGGCCGCGTGGAAGCGGCGCAGCTGATTTTGGCGGTGTTTGATTCCTCTGAACCACTGCAGGACGAAGATAGACAGTTTGTAGAGCTGATTGGCGGAACGCCTGCTGTGGCGGTCATCAACAAGAATGATTTGGAAAACAAAATCGACATTTTGTATATTCAGTCGAAATTTAAACATATCGTATATATCAGTGCTCTGCAGGGAAGCGGGTTGCAGCAGCTGACGGCTGCGGTGCGGCAGGTGTTGCAGCTGCAGGCAATTGACCCGGCAGCGGGCATCCTGTTTACACAGCGGCAGCAGGCCGCTGCACAGCGTGCGCTGACAGCGGTTTCGGAAGCACTGGAGGCGCTGGAAAGCGGACTGACACTGGATGCTGTGACAGTTTGCGTGGAAGACGCGGTTTCTGCGCTGCTGGAACTGACCGGCAAACGTGTTTCCGACACGGTGATTGACCGGGTATTTGAAACGTTCTGTGTGGGGAAATAA